AAAAGACGATGCTGCGGGGCATTCTGGACGCCACGGTCAGCATGCCGGACGGACGGCTGTTCCGCCTGGTGGGCATTCATTTGAAATCGCGCCTCAGCCGTGACGGTTCCGCTGAGGACACGCGGAGAAGGGAAGCCTACGCCCTGCGGGACTACCTGAATGAAGCTCTTGCCTCTCAGGACGGCATGCCTCTGCTTCTGTACGGAGATTTTAATGACGGCCCGTCAGACAGCGCCGTGCAGGTCATCCAGGGACCGGTTAAAACGGAATACCGCCTGAACCGTTTGAAGCCCAGGGATTCCCGCGGGGAGACCTGGACCATTTACTATGAAGACGGAGATACCTACCATTCTTTCGACCATCTTTTCCTGAATAATACTCTGAAGAAGCGCCTCGGCCGCAAGCCCCCCATGGGCATTCTTGACTCTCCCTCCTCCTTCCAGGCCAGCGACCACCGCGGCGTGTGGGTGGAATTGAGGTAGAAAGGGCTTGATGCTTTTCCGCAGGGGAGATGGAGATGAAACGGGGAAAATGAAGGCTCCGGAAAAGGGGGAGAAGGCGCGCTTCATGTCGTTTTGGTCTTATTCGCGTCTTGAAATGCGGGACTTGAGACGGCCGGATGTTTCCCTTTTCCGGAAGGATGGCGGGAGAGGTGATTCCCGGATGACAATTCCTTGCCGGAATTTTGTTGGACAGGAATATATCAGGCATTCCCGTTCCTCAAAAAATGATTGCCGTGTCCGTCTGAAACGGGTAGCATGCCAAAAATCGTTGTTTAATCCTGCATTATCTGTATGAGATATTTTTCCAAGCATTCCGGAATGGCTCTGCGCTGTTCCTTGTCAGGGAGCAAAGGGTTTACCCTGGTGGAACTGATTGTCGTGATCACCATTATGGTGGCCATGATGGCCCTGGCCGCCAGCATGTTAAGAGGTGGGGGCAGGGGGCAGGGCCTTCAGGCCGCCGTTGAAATGGTGGACGGCCTGGTGCAGGAGGCGCGGCTGGATGCCATGGGCAAAGGAACGTGGAGCCGCCTGATTATTGTGAGTACCCCTGATGACGAAGCCCGCAATATGCGCACCCTGGGCGTGATGTCCAAAAATCCGCGCACCGGGAAGTGGCACCTGGTCAACCGTTTGCAGACTCTTCCCGCCGGTTTTTACGTCAGTCCTGCCTACAGCACCCTTCTGGAAGGTTCGAAGAAGGCCAGGGGCGAGAAATCCACGGCCCGCGATTTTGCCAGCCGTGACGGGCAGGATACCGTCAACCTTCCCGGCAACAGAATGACGGATATTTACTTCATTGAATTTGACGAGGAAGGCCGCATGTCCCAGCCGAACGCCCCCACCCGCCTGGTGGTGGTTGCCGGTTCCGCCGGGAACGGCAAGGAGGAGAGGCCAACCCCGATGGTGGACGGCAAACCGGGCCTGGCAGGCGGCATTGTGATTTATCCCAAAGGCAATATCAGCCGTCTGAGGACGACGGAGCAGGTGATACCCAATTAGTTTCCATGATGTAATATCGGATTTTCATTTTATGTTGACCAAGTGTATGAAACAGTCTCGTGCCAAGGGGTTCACCCTGACGGAAGTGGTGCTTGCGATCGGCGTGGTTGCCGTGCTGATCGTCGTGTTCATGGCCATGTTTATTCCTGCCAGAAGGACGGTTCAGTCCGCCCTGACCATTCGCGAAGCGGACCGCATCGTTCACGCCCTGACGGCGGAACTGGGAGAACTCCGCAATTCCGAGCGTGCCGCGTCCAACGCCAGAAAGTCTTCCTCATCCAAATATGTTTCCGCTTTTGACAAGGCGTTTTACTGGATGCAGTTTACGTCCAGACCCGCTACGACCATTCTTGTTTACAATTACAGGGCGGATTTGACCAAAGGAGCCCGCAGGGACGGAACTCCCCAGCCCTGGCTGGAGGAAGGCGGAAGCGTTCCCGGCAAAAATACGGCGGTAGTGACAGGGGTTTGCCTGGCGAACAACAAAGAGCGTTGGGATGATTTCAAGGCCCTTGTGGGTCCCGTCTTCGCCGTGCGCATGACCCAGCTGGTGGTGGAGCGCATGGATTCCAGCTCTTACGGGTATAAACTGGCCCCCAAGTATGGAACGATTTACAATCCTTATAACCGCGGCAAGGTGATTAAGGAACCTTCCCTGTATGTTTATACGCCGGAGAAAGGAGGCGGCCTGAATTTGCCGTGGGGGGCGGAAGTCCTGTACCAGGCGGAGTTCTTCCAGCTGTTGAATACGGATCCCGAACGTTTACAGCATTTGACGTGGGAAAATTTAAAGACTCCCGTGTTTACGCGCAATCTCGCTTTCCGCCGTTAGCGGGCATTATCTGAAGACCTCTGAAAAAACATGAAGACATTTGCCAAAATCAAATCCGGCGCGTTCACCCTGATTGAACTCCTGGCAGCCATGACCATCACTACCGTGCTGGTTCTGGTCATTGTGGCCCTGACTTCCCGCGGGGTGGATATCTGGAGATGGGTGTTGCAGGATGTGCGGACCACGACGCTTGCCCGCACGGCCATGGATACCATGACCAAGGATTTTGAAAGCATGCAGTTCCGGCCCGGGAATCCCTTTGAGTGGATGCTGGTGCAGCGGGACAGCGACTTGGTTGCCCGTGCGGGAAAGACTGCGGTTTCCAGGAAAAAGGGTCGAGCGTCCTCCCTGGATGAAGCCCGCGTGAACCTGATGACCATGGGGCCGGAAGGCGCCAAAGTCACGAATGCCTCTCAGTTGGTTTTCTTTACCACGGCTACAGACCGCAACCCGGCCAAATCCAGCATGGATATGCGTAATGACCGCATCATCGGTGACGTGAATTGCGTGGGGTACAAGCTTCTTTACCGCGATCAGATTCTGGATCAGGACGCTACGGCGGAGTCTGACGGTTTTCCCGTTTATTCCCTGTACCGCAACTTGATCAGTGCGGAAGATACCGTGCGGAACCTTCTGGGGCAGCAGGATCTCTGGTCCGCTTACGAACGGTACCGGCAGGATGAAACCGTCCCTTCCAACTTCCTGGTGGAGAATATTGTGGAAATGACGCTGATTTTTGAAGTGGATTACCAGAAAAAGATCGGCAATTCCGGCAGCAACAAATCGGACAAGGATGCCACGCAAAGAGCATCCGTGCTGGTTCCTGTCATGACTACGGGCGCCAACCGCCTCGGCTCCTGCACCCAGATGGATGTGTATGGCAACCGCCTGGATATCGTAGGCAGCAGCGTGAATATTGATGATTTGAAATCCGGCCGCGTTACTGCCGTGACGATTTCCATGACGGTGGTGACGGATGAAGGCATGGCCCTTGTGGACCAGATCCGACAGAAGAAGCGTCCCGCTCCCTCTCCTGAAGAATTTTTTGAACGTTATACCCGGTCTTTCACCCAGCGGATCGCATTGCCTATGAACCGTTAGGCCTGTATCCGGGAAATTGGGGGAGGACGGAGTGTCCGTTGCCGCCTTTTGCCCAGAGCGTTTCCTGCCATTCATTGTTCTGTAGTTGCAATATGTTGGGGTTTACAAATATCGTCGGTAATTTATCCCCTCTGCCGGAGCTGGTGCTGTGGCGTGATCCTGTCGCCAGAAGCGGGGAGGAAGCCATGGCAGTGGACGAAGCTTTGCTGGAATGGGGCAGGAAACCGGTGCTGAGGGCGTACCGATGGGCGGAACCGACCGTGACTTACGGTTATTTTGATGAGGAAGCCACAGCGCGCGCCATTTTCCCGGGTGAGGAGCTTCATTTTGTCCGCCGCTGGACGGGCGGGGGAATTGTGGATCATCGGCAGGATATTCCCTTTACTCTGGTCATGCACCGCAAGGGAGAACAAGAGCGTCCTTCCAGCGCGGTTCTGTACCGTTGGATTCATGGGGCGCTGGCCCGCGTCCTGAGGGATTGCGGCGTGGAGTGCGTGATGCTGGACGGGGATGCGCCGGATGGAGGCCGGGCCTGTTTTTCCAGCCCCGTAACGAGTGATCTTGTCCTTCCCGGCGGGGAGAAACTGGCTGGCGGTGGCCAGAGAAGAGTCCGCGGAGGCGTTCTTCACCAGGGGAGCATCCAGAATTGTTTTCTTCCTTCCGGATGGGATGAATTGTTGGCCGCCCGTCTGGCGGAGGAACATTCCCTGTGCGTGGACGCGGAACTGTTCCCCGGCATGGATGCCCGCGTGGAGGAACTGCTGGCTTCCAAATACCGTACGGAAGCATGGCGTTCCGGCGTACGGCATGGGCGCCCGTCTCAATCACGGTAATTTCCCTTTTTTCTGATGAACTATCTTCCTGATCCCGGCCGCTACAGCCATGCGGCCTACCGCCGCTGCGGGCGCAGCGGTCTGCTGCTCCCTCCCGTTTCCCTGGGGCTCTGGCACAATTTCGGCGCAGCGGATAATTTTGAAAACGCCCGCCGGCTTATTCACGGCGCGTTTGATGCCGGCATTACGTATTTTGACCTGGCGAATAATTACGGTCCTCCTCCCGGTTCGGCGGAAGAATGCTTTGGCCGTATTTTCATGCAGGATTTGTCCCGTTTCCGGGATGAACTTGTCATTGCTACCAAAGCCGGGCATTTGATGTGGCCCGGCCCGTACGGGGACTGGGGATCCCGCAAACACATGCTTGCCAGCCTGGACCAGTCCCTTTCCCGCATGAAGCTGGAGTATGTGGATATTTTCTACGCGCACCGGCATGATCCGGAAACTCCCCTTGAGGAAACGGCCGGAGCCCTCATTACGGCGGTTCGCTCCGGAAAGGCCCTGTATGCCGGTATTTCCAAGTTCCCGGCGGAACAGGCCAGGCAGATGTGCTCCATGCTCGGGGAGGCCGGCGTTCCGTGCCTGGTGCATCAGGTTCGTTACAATATGTTTAATCGGGAACCGGAAACATCCGTTTTCCAAGCTGTCCGGGAAACGGGTACCGGATGCGTCGCTTTTTCTCCTCTGGCCCAGGGGATGTTGACGGACCGTTATCTGGAGGGTATTCCTGAAGATTCCCGCGCGGCAGGTTCCTCCGTCTTTTTAACAAAGGAACGGGTCCTTCAGCATGGGGATAAGATTCGCCGTCTGGCCGCCCTGGCCAGGAGCCGGGGGCAGAGCCTTGCCCAGATGGCCCTGGCCTGGGTGCTGAAAGATCCCGTAGTGACCACGGCCCTGATTGGCGCCAGCCGTCCCTCTCAAATCAGGGATTGCCTGAAAGCTCTGGATAGCGCGCCGTTTACGCCGGAGGAGCTTTCTCTTATTGACGCAAATGCGGATAGATAGGCGCTGCTTTTCCCGTGGCGCTGGTCTTTCTGCAGGAAGGGGCATTTTCCGTTCCGGACACAGGTTTTTTCTTGGAGTAAAGAAGAGCTGATGCTATGTTTCCACCACTTTAATTTAAAGTGTACTGACAATGATAAGCATCCAGGATTTATTTTGGCTCATCCCATCGGCTTCCGTGCTGGCCCTCATTTTTGCGGGCATCTTTTTTTACCGCATGAAAGCGCAGGATGAGGGGAACGAGGTCATGAAAATGATTGCCAGGCATGTCCGCAGCGGCGCTATGGCCTATCTGCGGCAGCAGTATAAGATTGTCGCCATTTTCTTTGTGCTGATTACCATTGTATTCGCTTTCCTGGCCTATTGCCTGCATATCCAGAATCCATGGGTGCCGTTCGCGTTCATTTCAGGCGGCTTTTTCTCCGGTCTGGCCGGGTACATCGGCATGAAGACGGCTACGTACGCTTCCGGCCGCGTGGCGAATGCCTGCCGCCATTCCCTGGATGCCGGGCTGCAAATCGCTTTCCGCTCGGGCGCCGTGCTCGGCCTGACCGTCGTGGGCCTTGCCATGCTTGATATTGGCGTCTGGTACTGGGTGCTGGATTGGTTTTACGGGGACATGGAGCTTTCCATGCGCCTGGTCGTCATCACTACCACCATGCTGACGTTCGGCATGGGGGCTTCCCTCCAGGCCCTGTTTGCCCGTGTGGGCGGCGGCATTTTCACCAAGGCGGCGGATGTAGGAGCCGACCTGGTAGGGAAGGTGGAGGCCGGCATTCCGGAGGACGACCCCCGCAACCCCGCCACCATTGCGGATAACGTGGGCGATAACGTGGGGGACGTGGCCGGCATGGGGGCGGACCTTTACGAATCTTACTGCGGTTCCATTCTGGCTTCCGCCGCTTTAGGCGCGGCAGCTTACATGGCCGTTCCTGAAATGGCGATCAAGGCCGTCCTTACGCCCATGCTGATCGCCGCCCTCGGCACCATTCTTTCCCTGTTGGGCGTGTACGCGGTGCGCGTGAAGCGCGGCGCTTCCCAGACGGAGCTGATGGCAGCCCTGAACCGCGGCATTAACTTGAGTTCCTTCCTGATTGCCATAGCCTCCGCTTTCCTGCTCCAGCTCATCGGCCTGGATAACTGGGCCGGCATCTGGGGGGCCATCGTCACCGGCCTGGCGGTGGGCATCGTCATCGGCAAGAGCACGGAGCATTACACCTCCCATGATTCCTATCCCTGCCGTAAAATCGCCCACAGCGCGAAGACGGGGCCTGCCACCGTCATTATTTCCGGCATCGGCATTGGCATGATTTCCACCTGCATTCCTGTAATTACTGTCGTCGTGGGAACTGTGCTGGCTTACGGCATGGCTTCCGGGGACTGGCATTTCACCGGGGCTGAAATGAGCAAGGGGCTATATGGCATCGGCATTGCCGCCGTCGGCATGCTTTCCACGCTGGGGCTGACATTGGCGACGGACGCTTACGGCCCCATTTCCGACAACGCCGGGGGTAATGCGGAGATGAGCAAGCTGGACCCGGAAGTGCGCCGCCGCACGGATGCCCTGGATGCCCTGGGCAACACGACAGCCGCCACGGGCAAGGGATTCGCCATCGGTTCCGCCGCGCTGACGGCGTTGGCGCTTCTGGCTTCCTATATTGAAGAATTGAAGATTGCCATCCTTCACTGGAGTGAGGCCACGGGCAATACCATTTACAAAATTAATGATGCCGTAAGCGTGGAGGTTTCCAAAATCGCTACTGCTTCCCTGTCTGATTTCATGGGCTATTTCCAGGTAACCCTGATGAACCCGAAGGTGCTCATGGGGCTCTTCGTGGGGGCCATGATGTCCTTCATGTTCTGCGGACTGACCATGAATGCCGTTGGTCGCGCCGCGGAAAAAATGGTCAAGGAAGTGCGTCGCCAGTTTAAGGAAATCAAGGGAATCCTGACCGGGGAGGCAGAGCCGGATTACGTGCGCTGCGTGGAAATTTCCACGGCGGGTGCGCAGCATGAAATGATCTGGCCGTCCGTGCTGGCGGTCATCACTCCCATCTGCATGGGTATCGTCTTCGGCGTTCCCGGCGTGTTCGGTCTGCTGGCCGGCGGCCTGGCTTCCGGCTTTGTGCTCGCCGTATTCATGGCGAACTCCGGCGGCGCGTGGGACAATGCCAAAAAATATATTGAACAGGGCCATGTGGGCGGCAAAGGCTCGGAAAGCCATAAGGCAGCCGTTATCGGCGATACGGTGGGCGACCCCTTCAAGGATACGTCCGGCCCGTCCCTCAATATCCTGATCAAGCTCATGAGCATGGTGGCCATCGTCACCGCCGGCGTGAACATCGCCGTGACCCTGTTTTAAACAGGAAAATTTTTTTCACGGTTAACGAAGGGAGCCCGCGGGATTGGCGGGCTCCCTTTTTTGGGCTGATAGAGAACTGTCCACTGGCAAGCGGTTTCTTAATGGCCGTTTCTTTCAATGGCTTTTTATTCTGCTGTCTGTGAAAAGGGACAGTATAGTTGAAATAGGGTGGATTAGGGGTTAAATAGCCTGAAAGCCAGCAATGGCGGGGGATGACGAAGATGGAAAGAAGAGACGAGTAGTTGCGATGTGAAATGCCCTCCGAAGAAGGGCTGTTAATATGACGAGGCCAAAGCAAGGCCAAGCCGATTACAGGCGACGAAGTCAAGCATCTTGAAAAATCCTTCATGAAACTGCTTGTTTTCGAATTCCCGGGCCAGTACGGCAAAGTGGAAAAGTTCATTCTGGAAGCCGGATATGCAAAAGAAGACATCCCCGGCCTGATTGACCGCACCGTAGGAAGGGGTAGAGTCATCGTGGCGGAACTGTTTTTCGGCGGGAAGGTGTTGGCATTTCTTTTGGCGGACTTCAGCGGGAGATCCTGTTTTCTTTTGTTTCCGGAAAGGAAGAGATATCGTAAGTTTTTTCTTTCCTTCTGCGTATTCATAACATGCAGATGTTTGCGTATTTTATTGAATCAAGAAGATAAATAACTTATGAATTGGAAAAATCTTTCTGGAATATCTACCTATCTCATGTTGCTGGTATGTAGTACGGGCAGCGGTGCCAAAGAAACTTCTATTGCCGATGACTACAAAAATCCGGCATTACCGCTTGAAGAGAGGGTTGAATCTTTATTAAGTCAGATGACGTTGGAAGAAAAAGTCTTGCAGCTTAGTCAGGGGGTGCTCGGACGGGATTACAATGTCAACAATCTCGTGGAAGGAAATGTTCAGGCTGACCCGCGGATGGGCTCGATGATTTGTGCGCTGGAAGATCCGGAAAAGCGTAACGCCTATCAGAAATTTATTGTGGAAAAGAGCCGATTGGGTATTCCCATGATCTTCGGCTATGATGTGATTCATGGGTATAAGACCATTTTCCCGGTGCCTCTGGCCCAGGCCTGTTCCTGGAATCCGGAATTGGTGCGAGAGTGCTGTGTTGTCGCCGCCAAAGAGAGCAAGGCGTCAGGCATTGACTGGACATTTTCTCCGATGATCGACATCGGCCGCGATCCCCGTTGGGGGCGAGTTGTGGAAGGCTACGGGGAAGATCCTTATGCTACGGGAGTATTTGCCGCCGCTGCCGTCAAGGGGTATCAGGGAGAGACTGTGCCGTACAGAATGGTTGCTTGTTTGAAGCATTTTGTCGGATATGGCGAGTCGGAAGGCGGACGGGATTATTCTTATACGGATATTTCCCGTCAGGCTCTCTGGGAAACATACCTGCCTCCTTATGAAGCCGGCGTCCAAGCCGGAGCCAGGACTTTGATGGGAGCTTTCAATGACATTTGCGGAGTGCCGGCGTCGGCCAATGCCTATATCCTCAAGGAAGTATTACGTAACAAATGGGGGTTCACCGGTTTTGTCGTGTCGGACTGGAGTTCCGTTCCGCCAACTGATGGACCAGGGGTATGCGGCCAATGCGGCCGACTGCGTCAAAAAAGTTCTTGAAGCCGGGCTCGATATGGAGATGGTAGATGGATTTTTCAGGAAGTTCATTCCTGCCCTTGTCAAAAGCGGGGATTTGAATCCCAAATTCGTGGACGATGCTGTGCGGCATGTTTTACGCGTCAAATTTGAGTTAGGGCTTTTTGAACATCCTTACGTGGAGGTCAAACCGGCAGCGGAACGTTGGCGTTTGCCCGGATACAGGGCTCTGGCTCGCCGGATGGCTGTGGAGTCCATGGTTCTTCTTAAAAACAAAGACAATCTTTTGCCTTTGTCTCCCAAGCTCAGGAATATCGCCCTGATCGGTCCTTTGGCTAAGGATAAGAATTCCCTGATCGGCAGTTGGCGCGGTCGTGGAGAGGCCAGGGATGTGACGGATATTGAAGAGGGGCTCCGCCAAATGCTGTCATCTTCTGTCAATCTTCATTATGCCAGGGGGTGCGGCGTGAATGAAGGTTCCGATGAGGAACTTCAGGAAGCTGTGCGGGCCGCGGAGCGATCGGAAGTCATTCTTCTCTGTCTGGGGGAAACCTCCGGTATGAATGGGGAGAATGCCAGCCGTTCGACCATTTCCCTGACTTCTCCTCAACAAAAGTTGTTTGCCCGTCTGGCCGGGTTGAAAAAGCCGATAGTTCTTCTGCTGGCGGCAGGAAGACCAATTTCCCTGCATAATATTGAACCTCAGGTATCATCTATTCTTGTAACATGGCATCCCGGCACGGAAGCCGGACTCGCTGTGGCTGATCTTCTCACCGGCAGGGAAAACCCCTCCGGCAGGCTCGCTATTACTTTCCCGCGTACGGAGGGTCAGATCCCAATGTACTACAATATGCGGAATTGTGCCAGGTCTCACCAGGGCAAGTATCAGGACATTTCCACCGAGCCGATGTATTGGTTCGGAGACGGTATCAGTTACACTGCATTCGAATACGGGCCCCTTGACCTGAGTTCCAGAGAGTTGACATGCAGTACGCCTCTAACTGTGAATATTGACATCAAAAATACTGGATCCAGGGTCGGCAAAGAAACTGTTTTCCTGTATATTCACGATAAAGTGGCTTCAATATCGCAACCGGGGAAACGCCTGATAGCTTTTCAGAAGGTCGAATTACAGGCCGGTGAGTCTAAAACCGTTTCCTTCACCGTAGAGCCTTCGCGGGACTTGAGTTTCGCCAATTCCGACGGATGCCGGGTGCTGGAACCGGGGGAATTTGAAATTATTGTCAAAGACAAAAAGGAAACGATCAACCTGAAGTAGCCTATCAGCAGGAGCCACCAATAAAGGCAGGAAAGATGTAAAGTGCGGCAAATACAACGCATGAAAAATAAAAATGGTGCAGAAAATTCATTTTAGTCCGCCTCGGTGAATTCCAGAGGCGGGTTTGCTTCCTTGGGCTCTGTTGGGAAAGCTCCGGTGTTTTTTCGTCATGGACAGAAAGTTTTTTTGACAAGGCAGAGGCAGAGGAGTAATAAACGCGCAGATGCGTTTCAGCACTGTACAGCCCTTTTTTAGCAAGAACCGTTATTATGGCAACGGCTATTGGTGGCGCGTACCCATGTCCGGACGGGGGAATCCCGAGGTGCAGTAATAGCATTCAGCTATGACCATTTTTCAAGAACTGCTTTGATTCCTCCGAGAGTCAAAGCAGTTTTTTTATTTTCAACTTACATCCATCATCCATGCAAACACCATCCATGATTACTCTCCAACAGCGCAGCCGCCGCCTGAGCGCCGATCTGGAGACTCCTATCAGCCTGTTTCTGAGCCTGACTCAGAATAAAATCCCCGGACTTCTGCTGGAAAGCGCGGAAGTGGACGGCAGATGGGGGCGCTACAGCATCATCGCCTGCGATTACCTGATGACCGTTTCCTGCGTAGACGCCAGGCTTTCCCTTTCCATCGAAGACGACCGCCTGGCATCCCTGAAAGAGCTGGAAGGCATGCCTTACCTGGATGGGCTGCGCGTCCTGATGCAGCGTCTGGAGCTGGTGGGGGACGATATGAGGCAGGCTCCCATCACGAGGGCTTTGTACGGCTATTTCGGGTATGAAACCGCCGCCCTGTTCCAGCCCAGGCTGGCGCAGGCCATTCCTGCCTCTTCCGCAGAGTCCTGCCTGGTGCTGGCCGGCACCGTGATTGTTTTTGACCATTTGTACAATCGCCTTACCCAGCTCAGCCTGGGCGAACACCGTGATTTGTCCCATGCCCCGCTCCATGGGGCAGAGGAACCTTCCATAGGGGAGGTTTCCCGCACGCCGGACCAGGCGGCTTACATGAAGGGGGTGGAGCATATCAAGGAGCTGCTGCATGACGGAGAAGCCATCCAGGTGGTGCTTTCCTCCCAGGCTTCCGCGGAGTTCCACGGAGACGCTTTCATGCTGTACCGCCGCATGCGCAGCATTAATCCGTCCCCATACATGTTTTTCATGCGCCTGCCGGAGGTGACTTTGTTCGGATCTTCACCGGAACTGATGGTGCGCTGCACGGACGGAAAACTTCAGCTTTCCCCCATTGCCGGAACGCGCAGGCGCGGCAGGGATGATGAGGAAGACGCCGCACTGGCCGCCGATCTTCTGAAAGATCCGAAGGAATGTTCGGAACATGTCATGCTAGTGGATCTGGGCCGCAACGACCTGGGTCGTGTCGCCAAGCCCGGTTTCGTGAAGCTGGAACGCCTGATGGAGATTGAACGTTTTTCCCATGTGATGCATATGACTTCCCGCGTGACCGCCCAGGTGAACGACGGGTTGGGCGTCTTGGACATTCTCGGCGCTGCTTTCCCTGCCGGGACGGTTAGCGGGGCCCCCAAGGTGCGCGCCATGGAAATCCTGGCGGAGGAAGAGCCTTTGCCCCGCGGTCCGTATGCCGGATGCATCGGGTGGCTGGGGTTGGACAAAAACGGCGTTCACATGGATTCCGGCATTACCATCCGCAGCATGTGGGTGAAGGATGGGCGCATCCACTGGCAGACGGGAGCCGGCATCGTATACGATTCCGATCCGGCAGCCGAATGGCAGGAGTGCATGAACAAGGGCAAAATTATTGACGTTATTTTGAAAGGAGAAGACCATGTTTCTGTTCATTGATAATTACGATTCTTTTTCGTGGAATCTGGTGCAGGCGTTTTACGCCCTGGGACGCAAGCCCGTGGTGCATGCGAATGACGATCCGCGTATCCTGGAACTGGCGACCAGCCCGGAGCTGGAAGCCGTGTGCATTTCCCCAGGCCCCAGCCATCCGCGCAACGCCGGGCTGTGCCTGGAGTTCCTGAAACGCCTCCCTGCTTCCGTTCCCGTGCTGGGCGTGTGCCTGGGGCACCAGCTCCTGGGCTACTTCGCCGGAGCGGAGGTTTCCCGCGCCCCGTATGTCATGCACGGCAAGAGCTCCGACATCATCCATGACGGCGCGGGGCTGTTTGCCGGACTTCCCAATCCCATGACCGTGGGCCGCTACCATTCCCTGGTGGTCCAGTCCAAGGAGGACGAGCCGAACCCCCGTTTTACCGTTACTTCCCGCGGGCCGGAAGGG
This region of Akkermansia muciniphila genomic DNA includes:
- a CDS encoding glycoside hydrolase family 3 C-terminal domain-containing protein; the encoded protein is MEMVDGFFRKFIPALVKSGDLNPKFVDDAVRHVLRVKFELGLFEHPYVEVKPAAERWRLPGYRALARRMAVESMVLLKNKDNLLPLSPKLRNIALIGPLAKDKNSLIGSWRGRGEARDVTDIEEGLRQMLSSSVNLHYARGCGVNEGSDEELQEAVRAAERSEVILLCLGETSGMNGENASRSTISLTSPQQKLFARLAGLKKPIVLLLAAGRPISLHNIEPQVSSILVTWHPGTEAGLAVADLLTGRENPSGRLAITFPRTEGQIPMYYNMRNCARSHQGKYQDISTEPMYWFGDGISYTAFEYGPLDLSSRELTCSTPLTVNIDIKNTGSRVGKETVFLYIHDKVASISQPGKRLIAFQKVELQAGESKTVSFTVEPSRDLSFANSDGCRVLEPGEFEIIVKDKKETINLK
- a CDS encoding anthranilate synthase component I family protein yields the protein MQTPSMITLQQRSRRLSADLETPISLFLSLTQNKIPGLLLESAEVDGRWGRYSIIACDYLMTVSCVDARLSLSIEDDRLASLKELEGMPYLDGLRVLMQRLELVGDDMRQAPITRALYGYFGYETAALFQPRLAQAIPASSAESCLVLAGTVIVFDHLYNRLTQLSLGEHRDLSHAPLHGAEEPSIGEVSRTPDQAAYMKGVEHIKELLHDGEAIQVVLSSQASAEFHGDAFMLYRRMRSINPSPYMFFMRLPEVTLFGSSPELMVRCTDGKLQLSPIAGTRRRGRDDEEDAALAADLLKDPKECSEHVMLVDLGRNDLGRVAKPGFVKLERLMEIERFSHVMHMTSRVTAQVNDGLGVLDILGAAFPAGTVSGAPKVRAMEILAEEEPLPRGPYAGCIGWLGLDKNGVHMDSGITIRSMWVKDGRIHWQTGAGIVYDSDPAAEWQECMNKGKIIDVILKGEDHVSVH